In the Armatimonadota bacterium genome, CTACCAGCCCCGAGACGCCCAGTAGCACGAGCACCGCCCCGGCGAGCCAGTAGGTGCCGACGACCTCCTCGAACGGCAGGTGGCGCAGCGCCGTACCCACCAGCACGACGCCGGGGATGGTGAACGCCCCCACGATGGGCTGGCGGTAGCGCAGGCTCAGCACGATGCTGAGCGCCCCGCCGGTGATCTGCACCGTCGCGATCCACGAGATGGCGCGCGCCTCGGAGAGGCCGGCCTGCTGCGCAGCGGCCAGCGTGATCAGCAGCGGGCTCAGGCTCCACAGCCACGCCACCACGGCGCTGGCCACGCCCCCGGGCGCAAGCGCCCGGGGCAGGTCGCCGAGGTTACGCGCCAGCGCGCGCAACACAGGCGCAGGACCGCCGGGCACTGCCTGGAGGGGCGGCGCGATCGCCGCCAGCCCGGCTGCCTCGTCGGGCTCGCTCACGGCGCGCGGGCGAACTGCGGCTTGCGCTTCTCGACGAACGCGCGCACGCCCTCCTGGCCGTCGGCGCTGCGGAACAGGCCGTCGAGGAGCTCGCGCTCGATGCGCAGGCCGTCGTCGAGGGCACGCTCGCGGCCCTGGTGCACCGCCAGCTTGATGGCTCCGATCGCCGACGCCGAGCCCTCGGCCAGGGCCTGGGCGTAGGCGCGGGTCTCGGCCTCGAGGCGGTCGGCGGGCACCAGCCGGTCGAGGATCCCCAGCGCGTGCGCCTCGGCGGGCCCCACCCGCCTGCCGGTGACCATCAGGTCGAGCGCCCGGCTCCAACCGATCAGCCGGGGCAGGCGCTGCGTGCCGCCGTTGCCGGGCAGCAGGCCCAGCGTCACCTCGGGCACGCCGAGCTGGTAGGCGCCCTCGGCGCCAAAGCGCAGGTCGCACGCCAGCGCGATCTCCAGGCCGCCACCCAGCGCATGCCCGGCGATCTGCGCGATGAAGACCTTGGGGATGGCGGCGATGCGGCCCAGAGTGCGGTGGGCCAGCCGGCACATCTCCATGTTCTGCTCGGGCGTGCTCTCGCTGAACGCCTTGATGTCGGCGCCGGCGCAGAAGAACTTCTCCAGGGCGCTGCGCACGATCACCGCCCGGCAGGCGGGATCGGCGGCCGCGGCCTCGATGGCGCGGCCCAGCGCCTCCATGAACGTGATCTCGTACGAGTTGGCGGGCGGACGGTTGAGCGTGATGACGCCCAGGGCACCCTCGCGGCTGTACTCGACGGCCATCGTCTCCTCCTCACCCCACTCCAGGTCGCACTCGCCCTACTCCAGGTCGCCGACCACCACCGACTTGAACTCGACGTAGTAATCCATAGCCTCGGGCCCGTGCTCCCGCCCGATCCCCGAGGCCTTCACCCCCCCGAAGGGCAGCTCGTCGTACCCGTAGTGCAGCTGGTTCACCCAGGTCATGCCGGCGTCCAGCTCCTGCGCAGCCCGGTGGATCCACTTGATGTTGTAGGTCCAGATGGACGACCCCAGGCCGTAGATCGAGTCGTTGGCCAGCCGGAT is a window encoding:
- a CDS encoding enoyl-CoA hydratase-related protein is translated as MAVEYSREGALGVITLNRPPANSYEITFMEALGRAIEAAAADPACRAVIVRSALEKFFCAGADIKAFSESTPEQNMEMCRLAHRTLGRIAAIPKVFIAQIAGHALGGGLEIALACDLRFGAEGAYQLGVPEVTLGLLPGNGGTQRLPRLIGWSRALDLMVTGRRVGPAEAHALGILDRLVPADRLEAETRAYAQALAEGSASAIGAIKLAVHQGRERALDDGLRIERELLDGLFRSADGQEGVRAFVEKRKPQFARAP